Below is a genomic region from Vicia villosa cultivar HV-30 ecotype Madison, WI unplaced genomic scaffold, Vvil1.0 ctg.000534F_1_1, whole genome shotgun sequence.
ATCATGCAAATCGATAAATGATTACCTGATCTGTTACCAAATTCATGGCTATCGATTTTTGAGTCGATTTTTTAAACATTGCGAATATTTGCTGAAGGTAAAGAATGGTGTAGTGAGAGGATACATTCCAATAAGATTAAACACTAGACTTTTCTTTTAGGTCAGAACTATCACATTCCCATATCAGTTAGTAACTAACCTCCTGAATCAGCTGCTTTTGGATTCATATTTAAGATTCTGCAAGGCTTATTGTCATGGTTAAACTCGGTTTCGGGAACACCTATCGGTGAACACTCTTCGATCTGATAATCTCTCTCGTCAACCAGAGCTTTCATGTATGAGCATGGCCTTTCCTCAGAATCTATATTGGGGGCAGGCTCTTGACCAGAACCAAATGGCAGCTCCAATGATGCAGAGCCAGGAGGGTGTGTTCTCATCTGCACAGATCTTAGAAGTGCAGCTCTTCTTAAGTCAGCTGAGTGGCATATATCGCTCGGAGATGATGGGAAGCGGCCATCGGAGTCTGAGCTTCGTTGACGAGGCTGGGAGCAAGTAACTGCTGAGACTGGAAAGCCATGAGAAGCATTTAAACTTGTGGAAGGCGCTGAAGAAAATGAGTTTTGTTGCCTTTGGTATCTGCATGGAGAAACTGGACTACTGGGACGGCTATCCAGATGGGTTAAGCAACTATGCGCTGCGGTCTCGCAAAACCTTGAGTCGTCTGAGTCTTCTGACATTGGCGAATATTGTAAAGAAATATCATCCCTAAAAATAATTCAACAAATGAAATTGGCTTAGATAGGATTAGTAGCATTAGGAAAATTGAGTGCTATATTACTACTCTGCTATGACAGTCATAACTCAAAATGTTAAAGGTTGAGTTAGTTGAGCTATAGAGCATATAAGGCTATAAGATAGATTCAGTTGAGAGAATGACACGCTGATGCCAACTTAATGTGTTAAAAAATATGGTGTATGATGCACAAATAAAGGCTCTATTTTTGTTGCCAACAAAACCATAGTGAGAAAATTTAGTGGTCATCTTCGTTTAGGAATAGCAAAGGGATCATCATTCTCAACACTTATCAAAGTGTAAAACTATTAGTCAAATCAATAAAAAAGATTTCAACTTTCATGATACGGCATTATGATATCATTTGATCTAGGAAACCAATTTCACCTATTAGGAAAAAGATCAGGTTTGTTTaaccaaataaataaatagattaaagaGAAGAAGATAAGAAAAAAAATGCATAATGCCCTGTGTTGGCCAGCTAAGATTCAAACATGGCAAAACAAATAGAGACCCTATTTAGTCATGGTTTAAGCATGATAGATCTATTATGAGGCTCTATTTAGCAACAATTTTATCTGAAAAATTAGAGACGGTGTTGTAGACTTGTAGCCCATCTTGCACACCCTTAATTCTTAAAGACAACCTTGGCCGCGGAGCACTATTATGATGATAATAGTTTACAGGTCACACTCAGAGCTAACCAAAGAACAATGCActattaaacaaatttttttgcACAGATAGAGTGACGATTTGAATATTTTTCAACCAAACTCTCAAGCATGAAGTAAAAGGATAAAAAGACGCAAGCAAAGAAAATCAAACAAGTATAATTTCCGCAAGATTTCTGAAGCCAGCATACACTACCAAAACATATGTATACAATCTATTAATGCAACTGGCAATAACTCGCTCTACAAACAATAAGAAACTAACTCATACAACGCACATTTCTGCTCTTGTTCATCATCAAATAATTACTACATAACCGCTACTACACAATAAGCCTCATTCATAGAAATAGTTGCTCATATTCTTCCATACCAGTATAACATAAATAGCCATAACTTTACCTGAGAGAGAATGCACTTTCAGACCTTGCCGGAGATTCCATAAGATTATCAGGAAGTGAATCTCCAACTGTCAATCCATTAAGACTCGATGCCATTATCTGGATCGCGAAACAAACAAATAAGCAACTCTAATAGCAATTTAATCAAAAATCTAAATGATCAAAGCAAGCTCAGTTACACAAACAACTAGAAGTAGTAATTTACAAAACACCCTCAATCAAAGTCTCAATTGTGAACCACATACTATTCAAAATAAAGGCCAAATATTCATATATTCATAAAGTTAATATAGCAATTTAGCCacagtataataataataataactgcTAAAAATCACAAGACAAAAAATTAGAAACAAAAACAtcagaaaaaaaacataataatttgGAAGTTATGtgaaagttaaaaatttaaaataaaataagaaaaacaataaGAATAAGACAAAAGGTAAATGAGACAACGATGTTTAACCTCGCTTAGG
It encodes:
- the LOC131629210 gene encoding uncharacterized protein LOC131629210; amino-acid sequence: MGVDSNLGGSPSSSSPSGKRTRDPEEEVYVDNLRSHKRYLSEIMASSLNGLTVGDSLPDNLMESPARSESAFSLRDDISLQYSPMSEDSDDSRFCETAAHSCLTHLDSRPSSPVSPCRYQRQQNSFSSAPSTSLNASHGFPVSAVTCSQPRQRSSDSDGRFPSSPSDICHSADLRRAALLRSVQMRTHPPGSASLELPFGSGQEPAPNIDSEERPCSYMKALVDERDYQIEECSPIGVPETEFNHDNKPCRILNMNPKAADSGG